One window of Psychrobacillus sp. FSL H8-0483 genomic DNA carries:
- a CDS encoding S-layer homology domain-containing protein translates to MKKIIGTFIAAVVMSLCIPLISFAATTNNGDGTFTTSGQDANLANKVMTITVFKGNAFTSENLMYIDEFTADETGNYSITYETKEALKNGLSFTVQVASEGNLIEQKVFKLNGSTPDPDPTPSDPDDKEDDGTKEDSGKIKVDEKDVNKQLSDPKNTKVEIKAPALTDAQPKVNVEMSESVLKSIAASGRPFVIKAGEMEVTIPSQVLKEISKNSAGKMNFVMNLVKDSKVPQNGTTLSEVLEFTITVDKDGKASKVSTFSKPIEISIPVNVSAVKDAKKVAAYYVNNGVLEYVNSKYANGKVTFKTNHFSQFVVVENDITFKDLEKTWAKDYIESLASKTIIKGKTADLFAPNDQITRSQFALLLTRALNLPKKDYEGTFSDVTEKMTWNVLEIEAANRAGIILGSDGKFNPNENITRQQMATMIIRAIQYNDASVLEGVTSKASFADNASISDYAKENVGLAAQLGIINGKDQNGQQIFAPKDNATRAQAGKMLYNMLENL, encoded by the coding sequence ATGAAAAAAATAATAGGTACGTTCATCGCTGCTGTTGTAATGAGTCTATGTATTCCATTAATATCCTTTGCAGCAACGACTAATAATGGGGATGGAACTTTTACAACAAGTGGCCAAGATGCCAATCTTGCTAATAAAGTAATGACGATAACTGTTTTTAAAGGGAATGCATTCACATCTGAAAATTTAATGTACATCGATGAATTTACAGCGGACGAAACTGGTAATTACTCGATTACATATGAAACGAAAGAAGCATTAAAAAATGGCTTATCCTTTACGGTTCAAGTAGCTTCAGAAGGTAATTTAATAGAGCAAAAAGTGTTTAAGTTAAATGGATCAACACCAGATCCAGATCCGACTCCATCAGACCCAGATGATAAAGAGGACGATGGAACAAAAGAGGATTCAGGAAAAATTAAAGTAGATGAGAAAGACGTTAATAAACAATTAAGTGATCCTAAAAATACAAAAGTGGAAATTAAAGCTCCAGCTTTAACGGATGCACAACCTAAAGTAAATGTTGAAATGTCTGAGTCAGTCTTGAAATCTATTGCGGCTTCTGGAAGGCCATTTGTAATAAAAGCAGGAGAAATGGAAGTAACCATTCCTTCCCAAGTACTGAAGGAAATTTCGAAGAATTCAGCTGGTAAAATGAATTTTGTAATGAATTTAGTGAAAGATTCAAAAGTTCCTCAAAACGGAACTACATTATCTGAAGTACTTGAATTTACTATTACAGTAGATAAAGATGGAAAAGCATCTAAAGTTTCTACATTCTCTAAGCCTATTGAAATTTCTATTCCAGTGAATGTATCTGCAGTAAAAGATGCAAAAAAAGTGGCAGCATACTACGTAAATAATGGAGTGCTAGAATACGTTAACAGTAAATACGCAAACGGAAAAGTAACATTTAAAACAAATCACTTCTCTCAGTTTGTAGTAGTTGAAAATGACATTACGTTTAAGGATCTAGAGAAAACTTGGGCAAAAGACTATATTGAATCTCTAGCGTCTAAAACGATTATCAAAGGGAAAACAGCAGATCTATTTGCACCAAATGATCAAATCACACGATCTCAATTTGCATTACTTCTGACACGTGCACTAAACCTTCCTAAGAAAGATTACGAAGGAACATTCTCGGATGTCACAGAAAAAATGACTTGGAACGTATTAGAAATTGAAGCTGCAAACCGAGCAGGCATCATTCTAGGCAGTGATGGTAAATTCAATCCAAACGAAAACATTACTCGTCAACAAATGGCAACAATGATTATCCGTGCAATTCAATATAACGACGCATCTGTACTAGAGGGCGTAACAAGTAAAGCATCATTCGCCGACAATGCATCTATCAGCGATTACGCGAAAGAAAATGTTGGTTTAGCAGCTCAATTAGGCATCATTAACGGAAAAGATCAAAATGGTCAACAAATTTTCGCACCAAAAGACAACGCAACACGCGCACAAGCAGGAAAAATGCTTTACAACATGTTAGAAAATCTTTAA